A DNA window from Geitlerinema sp. PCC 9228 contains the following coding sequences:
- a CDS encoding low specificity L-threonine aldolase, which yields MNFCSDNTGNLAPEILAALAAANDGSAMPYGNDEMSQRLEGKFGELFETEVAVFPVATGTAANALALSVMVPPFGAIYCHAQAHIHTDECGAPELFSGGAKLVPVAGENGKIDPDALAATLAAAEAGVVHHVQPAAISLTQATEAGTIYQIEKIQQICAIGKDYGLPVHMDGARFANAIATLNCSPADVTWKAGVDVLSFGATKNGAMAAEAVVFFNRELAETFVYRRKRGGHLWSKMRYLSAQLDAYISDDLWLRNARHANQMATRLARGLQALSAGKILYPVQGNEVFVCLAEPLIATLQAQGFQFYRWQNQGDGAVVRLVTGFNTPPEAVRDFLEAVERYQRSLSSLVTS from the coding sequence ATGAACTTTTGTAGCGATAACACTGGTAACCTGGCACCCGAGATTTTAGCGGCACTAGCGGCAGCAAACGACGGCAGTGCTATGCCCTATGGCAACGATGAAATGAGCCAACGGTTAGAAGGGAAATTTGGCGAACTATTTGAAACGGAGGTGGCTGTTTTTCCGGTGGCGACGGGAACGGCTGCCAATGCGTTGGCTTTATCGGTGATGGTACCGCCTTTTGGGGCGATTTATTGCCACGCACAAGCCCATATCCATACCGACGAATGCGGTGCCCCGGAATTGTTTTCTGGTGGGGCAAAATTGGTGCCTGTGGCGGGGGAAAACGGAAAAATAGACCCCGACGCTTTGGCGGCAACCTTGGCAGCTGCGGAGGCGGGGGTGGTGCATCACGTGCAGCCGGCAGCTATTAGCCTGACCCAGGCAACGGAAGCGGGGACAATTTATCAGATAGAAAAAATTCAGCAAATTTGTGCGATTGGGAAAGATTATGGCTTGCCCGTGCACATGGATGGGGCTAGATTTGCCAATGCGATCGCTACATTGAATTGTTCGCCGGCGGATGTGACCTGGAAGGCTGGGGTTGATGTGCTTTCGTTTGGTGCCACCAAAAATGGCGCGATGGCGGCGGAAGCGGTGGTGTTCTTCAATCGCGAGTTAGCAGAGACATTTGTTTACCGGCGCAAGCGCGGGGGGCATTTGTGGTCGAAAATGCGCTATTTATCCGCCCAGTTAGACGCCTATATCAGCGACGACCTGTGGTTGCGCAATGCCCGCCATGCCAATCAAATGGCAACGCGCTTGGCACGGGGATTGCAGGCTTTGTCGGCGGGGAAAATTCTCTATCCGGTGCAGGGAAATGAAGTCTTTGTCTGCCTGGCGGAACCTTTGATAGCCACGTTGCAGGCGCAAGGATTTCAGTTTTATCGTTGGCAAAACCAGGGCGATGGCGCGGTGGTGCGTTTGGTAACTGGCTTCAATACGCCACCGGAAGCCGTGCGGGATTTTTTGGAGGCGGTGGAACGCTACCAGCGATCGCTATCTTCCCTGGTAACATCTTAA
- a CDS encoding calcium/sodium antiporter: MLELLRWIALLAVSLAGLVKGSDWFTEAAEKIGLWFGLPPFIIGVTIVAVGTSLPELLSSIAATWHGSSEVVLGNVVGSNIVNIFLIVGAAAIMTRRNINITYDLVDVDLPIFVGSGVWLYLIVQDGTFSIGEAILSLFGFLIYVIYIFQEGSTEVVVETETAEKIRSSRFPKKAIAKLVIGCLTMILGANYTIDSVREISEIIQVGQEIIAISIVAFGTSLPELVVSVTMAKKDKAEVAVGNVIGSNIFNSFFVMGIPGLAGTLVLAPSTIQNGLPLMLVGTILLFFVVQDKKVTAWEGWTFVMFYIWFVGHTFHFI; this comes from the coding sequence TTGTTAGAACTCCTTCGGTGGATAGCTCTTCTGGCTGTGAGTCTGGCTGGTTTGGTTAAAGGTTCGGATTGGTTTACGGAAGCTGCTGAAAAAATCGGGCTTTGGTTTGGCTTGCCGCCTTTTATTATTGGCGTGACGATTGTGGCAGTGGGAACATCTTTGCCAGAGTTGCTATCATCAATTGCCGCAACTTGGCATGGTAGTTCGGAAGTGGTTTTGGGCAATGTGGTCGGTTCCAATATTGTTAATATTTTTCTAATCGTTGGCGCAGCGGCAATTATGACGCGGCGCAATATCAACATTACCTACGATTTGGTAGATGTAGATTTGCCTATTTTTGTGGGTTCTGGGGTATGGCTGTATTTGATCGTGCAGGATGGCACGTTTTCCATTGGGGAAGCCATTTTGAGTTTATTTGGTTTTTTGATTTATGTTATTTATATTTTTCAAGAAGGTAGTACAGAGGTGGTTGTAGAGACGGAAACCGCAGAAAAAATCCGCTCTAGCCGTTTTCCTAAAAAAGCGATCGCCAAACTCGTTATCGGCTGTCTGACCATGATTTTAGGTGCCAATTATACCATCGACTCCGTACGGGAAATTTCAGAAATTATCCAAGTAGGGCAAGAAATTATTGCCATTAGTATTGTGGCTTTTGGTACTTCCCTACCGGAGTTGGTGGTCTCCGTGACCATGGCTAAAAAAGACAAAGCCGAAGTGGCGGTGGGTAATGTCATTGGCTCCAATATTTTTAACTCATTTTTTGTTATGGGCATTCCGGGATTGGCGGGGACTTTGGTGCTGGCACCATCCACCATTCAAAATGGTTTGCCACTGATGTTGGTGGGAACCATTTTGCTATTTTTTGTGGTTCAAGATAAAAAAGTAACTGCTTGGGAAGGTTGGACGTTTGTCATGTTTTATATTTGGTTTGTGGGACATACATTTCACTTTATCTAG
- a CDS encoding prohibitin family protein, with protein MTKNQGIGIIQAIIGGIIALLVILSFNAFVVIQPGEAGVLNILGKARDGALLEGVHVKPPFVGKVDVYDVTVQKFEVPAQSATKDLQELSARFAINFRIDPDRVVEIRRTQGTLSNVVSKIIAPQTQESFKIAAAKRTAEESITRRDDLKETFDIALNSRLEKYGIIIMDTSIVDLEFSEEFAKAVEDKQIAAQRARRAVYIAKEAEQKAQADINRAKGRAEAQRLLAETLKAQGGELVLQKEAIEAWRNGGSQMPNVLVINGQSQGGGIPFLFDLKEFSRDNADGEAPEIDIPEPEESSQELENQSIEPQSDFDSRFRRN; from the coding sequence ATGACAAAGAACCAGGGTATCGGAATTATACAAGCGATTATCGGCGGCATTATCGCTCTTTTGGTAATTCTCAGCTTTAATGCTTTTGTGGTGATTCAACCGGGAGAAGCCGGCGTACTTAATATTTTAGGAAAAGCTCGCGATGGGGCTTTGCTAGAAGGGGTACACGTGAAACCACCTTTTGTGGGCAAAGTAGATGTTTACGACGTCACCGTCCAAAAATTTGAAGTTCCCGCCCAAAGCGCCACCAAAGACTTGCAAGAGCTATCGGCGCGTTTTGCCATCAACTTCCGCATCGACCCCGACCGAGTGGTCGAAATTCGGCGTACTCAGGGAACCCTTTCCAACGTGGTGTCGAAAATTATCGCACCGCAAACCCAAGAATCGTTTAAAATCGCTGCTGCCAAACGAACCGCCGAAGAATCGATTACCCGCCGCGACGACCTCAAAGAAACCTTTGACATAGCGCTCAACTCCCGTCTGGAGAAATACGGCATTATCATCATGGATACCAGCATCGTGGATCTGGAATTTTCCGAAGAATTTGCCAAAGCCGTAGAAGACAAGCAAATCGCGGCGCAAAGAGCCCGGCGGGCTGTTTACATTGCCAAAGAAGCCGAACAAAAGGCACAAGCAGATATTAACCGCGCCAAAGGTCGTGCCGAAGCGCAAAGACTCTTGGCAGAAACCTTGAAAGCACAAGGTGGCGAGTTGGTCTTGCAAAAAGAGGCCATCGAAGCCTGGCGAAATGGGGGTTCCCAAATGCCCAATGTTTTGGTGATTAACGGCCAGTCTCAAGGTGGGGGAATTCCTTTCTTGTTTGACTTGAAAGAGTTTTCTCGGGACAACGCCGACGGCGAAGCCCCGGAAATAGATATTCCCGAACCAGAGGAGTCGTCACAGGAGCTGGAAAACCAGTCTATCGAGCCGCAAAGCGATTTTGACAGCCGTTTTAGACGGAATTAG
- a CDS encoding alpha/beta hydrolase codes for MFPSFLPPAVENLTETASIETAQKIQRTPIKTPYPFAKRLVKEKATIPTTYICQGSGSPPILLLHGFDSSVLEFRRLLPLLTPHRETWAIDLLGFGFTERLADLSFDSEAIKTHLYATWQQLINRPVILVGASMGGAAAIDFTLTYPDAVEKLVLLDSVGCKRGPIVGKFLFPPLDFWAAEFLRRPGVRDRISYNAYYNKSLNSADAWQCAALHLEMPNWHRALISFTKSGGYGSFQKHLQNLQPPTLILWGDSDRILGTQDAYKFQQGIPHSQLTWIPNCGHVPHLEQPELVSQQIASFLPHATNSV; via the coding sequence ATGTTTCCTTCCTTCCTGCCACCCGCGGTAGAAAATTTAACCGAAACCGCCTCCATCGAAACCGCCCAAAAGATCCAACGTACCCCCATCAAAACCCCCTATCCGTTCGCGAAGCGTCTGGTGAAGGAGAAAGCGACCATTCCCACCACCTACATCTGCCAAGGCAGCGGTTCTCCTCCCATTTTGCTCCTGCACGGATTTGATAGTTCGGTTTTGGAATTTCGGCGTTTGTTGCCCTTACTAACCCCCCATCGCGAAACCTGGGCGATAGACTTGCTGGGATTTGGCTTTACCGAACGATTGGCCGACCTTTCCTTTGACAGCGAGGCCATCAAAACCCACTTATATGCTACCTGGCAACAACTCATCAATCGCCCAGTGATTTTGGTAGGCGCTTCCATGGGTGGGGCTGCCGCCATTGATTTCACCCTGACCTATCCCGATGCGGTGGAAAAATTGGTCTTGCTAGACAGCGTCGGCTGCAAACGCGGTCCTATTGTCGGCAAATTTTTATTTCCCCCTCTGGATTTTTGGGCAGCGGAATTTTTGCGCCGTCCGGGCGTACGCGATCGCATTAGCTACAATGCCTACTACAATAAAAGTTTAAACTCCGCCGATGCCTGGCAGTGTGCCGCCCTACATTTAGAAATGCCCAACTGGCATCGCGCCCTAATTTCCTTCACCAAAAGCGGTGGTTACGGTTCCTTTCAAAAACACCTCCAGAACCTGCAACCACCTACGCTTATTTTATGGGGAGACAGCGATCGCATTTTAGGCACTCAGGATGCCTACAAATTTCAACAAGGCATTCCCCATTCCCAATTAACTTGGATTCCTAACTGCGGTCACGTTCCCCATTTAGAACAACCAGAACTGGTCAGCCAGCAGATTGCCAGCTTTTTGCCCCACGCGACTAATTCCGTCTAA